One segment of Hydrogenothermus marinus DNA contains the following:
- the cas7i gene encoding type I-B CRISPR-associated protein Cas7/Cst2/DevR, which produces MSNLAPKGLTVSIIFDAMSLNYGEGIGNISELKKLSRSGQLYSYESRQAIRYDIYRMLKEIFNIDDKEDPLTAQNEVVQFKPDANIKDYIEADLFGYMKTEKDKGSLTRPAVVRISPAVALEPMNLDIEFGTNLNFAQRAGANPNPFQFEHQSSLYTYTITVELDRVGKDENDDIDLEPQEKARRVNMLLDVLKVLNRNIKGRMESLNPLFAIGGVYDVKNPFFLGRLKINYNKESRKYSVEPTIISSVLNMSFNGKFIKDNTYIGLIEGYFDNEQEIKNLLPANQIFNVNDFFETLKQKVNEYYGA; this is translated from the coding sequence ATGAGTAATTTAGCACCAAAAGGATTAACAGTTTCAATTATTTTTGATGCAATGAGCTTAAACTACGGAGAAGGAATAGGAAATATCTCAGAACTGAAAAAACTATCCAGAAGTGGACAGTTATACTCTTATGAATCAAGACAAGCTATAAGATACGATATTTACAGAATGTTAAAAGAGATATTTAATATTGATGACAAGGAAGACCCATTAACAGCTCAAAATGAAGTTGTTCAGTTTAAACCAGATGCAAATATTAAAGATTATATTGAAGCAGACCTTTTTGGATATATGAAAACAGAAAAAGATAAAGGCTCATTAACAAGACCAGCAGTTGTTAGAATATCCCCAGCAGTAGCATTAGAACCAATGAATTTGGATATTGAGTTTGGAACAAATCTGAATTTTGCCCAAAGAGCAGGAGCAAATCCAAATCCATTCCAGTTTGAACATCAATCATCTTTATATACATATACAATCACTGTAGAGCTTGATAGAGTTGGGAAAGATGAAAATGATGATATAGACTTAGAACCTCAAGAAAAAGCAAGAAGAGTAAATATGCTACTTGATGTTTTAAAAGTTTTAAACAGAAATATAAAAGGTAGAATGGAAAGCTTAAACCCTCTTTTTGCAATAGGTGGAGTTTATGATGTAAAAAATCCATTTTTCTTAGGAAGACTAAAAATAAATTACAACAAAGAAAGTAGAAAATACTCAGTAGAACCAACAATTATATCTTCAGTATTAAATATGAGCTTCAATGGTAAGTTTATTAAAGATAATACTTATATAGGTTTAATAGAAGGATATTTTGATAATGAGCAAGAAATAAAAAATCTTTTACCAGCAAATCAGATCTTTAATGTAAATGATTTCTTTGAAACTTTAAAACAAAAAGTTAATGAATATTATGGAGCTTAA
- the cas5b gene encoding type I-B CRISPR-associated protein Cas5b produces the protein MKLLRIKAYQLFANYRKPMSFNYWDTYPLPPLSTIRGWFHYIVWNKNKDENRHYIPMAMSIQGVSSSVIQDLQTLIKFDRKSNAKGKPILEGFNKVLSKSPTYVANIFDVKLNIYIKAEEKFLNRFIENIFKLDYPSLGRYEDLLRIDELKIIEPEIIDFYDDEHSIKYGIYLNKDTAENFKLDGIHYRMNFKYDKELLEKTGIRYFEKKDVVYVDNGTLEEGEALFDKEENRIIDLIGDKVE, from the coding sequence ATGAAGCTTTTAAGAATAAAAGCTTATCAGCTTTTTGCAAATTATAGAAAACCTATGAGTTTTAACTACTGGGATACTTATCCCCTTCCCCCTCTTTCAACAATTAGAGGTTGGTTTCATTATATAGTTTGGAATAAAAATAAAGATGAAAATAGACATTACATTCCAATGGCTATGAGTATTCAAGGAGTATCTTCATCTGTAATTCAAGATTTACAAACCTTAATAAAGTTTGATAGAAAAAGCAACGCAAAAGGAAAACCTATTTTAGAAGGCTTTAATAAAGTATTATCTAAATCACCAACCTATGTAGCAAATATTTTTGATGTAAAGCTTAATATCTATATAAAAGCAGAAGAAAAATTTCTAAATAGATTTATTGAAAATATTTTTAAATTAGACTACCCATCCTTAGGTAGATATGAAGATTTATTAAGAATTGATGAATTAAAAATTATAGAGCCTGAAATAATTGATTTTTACGATGACGAACATTCTATAAAATATGGAATTTATCTTAATAAAGATACAGCAGAAAATTTTAAATTAGATGGTATCCATTACAGAATGAACTTTAAATATGATAAAGAACTTTTAGAAAAAACAGGTATTAGATATTTTGAAAAAAAAGATGTTGTTTATGTAGATAATGGAACCTTAGAAGAAGGTGAGGCATTATTTGATAAAGAAGAAAATAGAATTATAGATTTAATAGGTGATAAAGTTGAATGA
- the cas3 gene encoding CRISPR-associated helicase Cas3', producing MIKLNEVYAKIYFQEGKPIPETLKEHTENLLNELKRLRKLYEKDINTDEKFWESLKLACLFHDIGKISSLFQNKIKKILKEKQEIPKDLKKEIPHNYLSGIVFYSDDIKKLLKELGLKDYRKSIFYAVVFHHDRNIDFTEDYLKEVLEKDISKKIGFLNWLKNYGIKIENINVEKADILFSKITEYKNNSNSKVKDLKKDKFFILLKGLLHRIDHSASAHLPVEEERIYNVEQNLHFFIKNKKNSTLKPFQEKAKDLRDKNVLLTASTGMGKTEFAINWIGDNKAFYTLPVRVSVNAMYERFKEVFEEDKEKIGLLHSDSIFYGLKSLEKEEKDLEIEEHIIRTQTTRQFSMPITISTADQLFTSVLKYPGFEKIYATLSYSKIVLDEPQSYSPDTLAIIIKGLQEISKLGGKFCLMSATIHPFIKEYLKDIDNLIQLEAVFDKRKKHKIKLLDTSIDDEKILNKILDLYNEGKKVLIISNTVKKSQEIYKRLKEISMDNANIKLLHSLFIKKDRAEKEKQIKADFEKDQPVIWITTQLVEASLDIDYDVLFTEIATLDSLIQRIGRIYRKEGRTITEEDKPNIYILTENPSDKGKIYNKDIVNLTKDALQKYNEKILSDEEKQNLIEEVFDIKKIKDTNFYKTFEKNLKLLEYGYESESKSEAQRIFREILNVDVIPEKVYQENLDLIENLIEKILDKSTNKIEKLLNIQKLNSFTLSVPFFRIKEKPTLITSSKIRQKIFSVNIDYDNELGLRIDKEKAELGEIL from the coding sequence GTGATAAAGTTGAATGAAGTATATGCAAAGATATACTTCCAAGAAGGAAAACCAATTCCTGAAACCTTAAAAGAACATACTGAAAACCTTTTAAATGAACTTAAAAGATTAAGAAAACTATATGAAAAAGATATAAACACAGATGAAAAATTTTGGGAAAGTTTAAAACTTGCTTGTTTATTTCACGATATAGGAAAAATATCATCATTATTTCAAAATAAAATAAAGAAAATTTTAAAAGAAAAACAAGAAATCCCAAAAGATTTAAAAAAGGAAATTCCACATAACTATTTATCAGGAATAGTTTTCTATTCAGATGATATAAAAAAACTACTAAAAGAACTTGGCTTAAAAGACTATCGCAAGTCTATATTTTATGCAGTAGTATTCCACCACGATAGAAACATAGATTTTACAGAAGATTATTTAAAAGAAGTTTTAGAAAAAGATATATCTAAAAAAATTGGATTTTTAAACTGGTTAAAAAATTACGGAATAAAAATTGAAAATATAAATGTAGAAAAAGCAGATATACTTTTTAGCAAAATAACAGAGTATAAGAATAATTCAAATTCTAAAGTAAAAGATTTAAAAAAAGATAAATTTTTCATTTTATTAAAAGGTTTATTACACAGAATAGACCATAGTGCATCAGCCCATTTACCAGTAGAAGAAGAAAGAATATACAATGTAGAACAAAATCTACACTTTTTTATAAAAAATAAGAAAAATTCCACTTTAAAACCATTCCAAGAAAAAGCAAAAGATTTAAGAGATAAAAATGTCTTACTAACAGCCTCAACAGGAATGGGAAAAACAGAGTTTGCTATTAATTGGATAGGAGATAATAAAGCATTTTATACCCTTCCAGTTAGAGTTTCTGTAAACGCTATGTATGAAAGATTTAAAGAAGTTTTTGAAGAAGATAAAGAAAAAATAGGACTTTTACATTCTGACTCAATTTTTTATGGACTTAAATCCTTAGAAAAAGAAGAAAAAGATTTAGAAATAGAAGAACATATTATAAGAACTCAAACAACTCGTCAGTTTTCAATGCCTATTACAATTTCTACAGCAGACCAGTTATTTACTTCTGTTTTAAAATATCCAGGATTTGAAAAAATATATGCTACTTTAAGCTACTCTAAAATAGTTTTAGATGAGCCTCAAAGCTATTCACCAGATACATTAGCAATAATAATAAAAGGACTTCAAGAAATATCAAAGCTTGGTGGTAAATTTTGCTTAATGAGTGCTACAATACACCCATTTATAAAAGAGTATTTAAAAGATATTGATAATTTAATACAGCTTGAAGCTGTATTTGATAAAAGAAAAAAACATAAAATTAAATTGCTTGATACAAGTATAGATGATGAAAAGATTTTAAATAAAATATTAGATTTATACAATGAAGGAAAGAAAGTTTTAATTATTTCAAATACAGTAAAAAAATCCCAAGAGATTTACAAAAGATTAAAAGAAATATCTATGGATAATGCAAATATAAAACTACTTCATTCATTATTTATAAAAAAAGACAGAGCAGAAAAAGAAAAACAGATAAAAGCAGATTTTGAAAAAGACCAGCCTGTAATATGGATAACAACACAGCTTGTAGAAGCATCTCTTGATATTGATTATGATGTTTTATTTACAGAAATAGCAACTCTTGACTCATTAATACAAAGAATAGGAAGAATTTATAGAAAAGAAGGGAGAACTATAACAGAAGAAGATAAACCTAATATTTATATCCTAACAGAAAACCCTTCAGACAAAGGAAAAATTTACAATAAAGATATAGTAAATCTAACAAAAGATGCTTTACAAAAATATAATGAAAAAATACTATCAGATGAAGAAAAACAAAATCTTATAGAGGAAGTATTTGATATAAAAAAGATTAAAGATACAAACTTTTATAAAACCTTTGAAAAAAACTTAAAACTTTTAGAATATGGTTATGAGTCAGAAAGCAAATCAGAAGCTCAAAGAATTTTTAGAGAAATATTAAATGTAGATGTTATACCAGAAAAAGTATATCAGGAAAATCTTGACTTAATAGAAAATTTAATTGAAAAAATATTAGATAAAAGCACAAACAAAATAGAAAAACTTTTAAATATACAAAAATTAAACTCTTTTACTTTAAGTGTGCCTTTCTTTAGAATAAAAGAAAAACCTACATTGATAACATCTTCCAAAATAAGACAAAAAATATTTTCAGTAAATATTGATTACGATAATGAACTTGGACTTAGAATAGACAAAGAAAAAGCAGAACTTGGAGAGATTTTATAA
- the cas4 gene encoding CRISPR-associated protein Cas4: MEDINFEELKTNGIKINYYYVCKRKLWLFDRKISMELSDRMILGQIVHQESYKRDKPKEVLIDNLISIDIVDNLNIREVKLSDKMALADKMQILYYLYYLKKLGINKKGIINYPRLRKREFLELTEKDEKEIEKTLIEINKILKSEKPPPVINSPICKKCSYFEFCYA; the protein is encoded by the coding sequence ATGGAAGATATAAATTTTGAAGAACTTAAAACAAATGGAATAAAAATTAATTATTACTATGTTTGTAAAAGAAAGCTTTGGCTTTTTGATAGAAAAATATCTATGGAACTTTCAGATAGAATGATATTAGGTCAAATTGTTCATCAAGAAAGTTATAAAAGAGACAAACCAAAAGAAGTTTTAATAGATAATCTTATATCTATTGATATAGTTGATAATTTAAACATTAGAGAAGTAAAATTGTCAGACAAAATGGCATTAGCAGATAAAATGCAGATTTTATATTATCTTTATTACTTAAAAAAACTTGGAATAAATAAAAAAGGAATAATAAACTATCCAAGATTAAGAAAAAGAGAATTTTTAGAATTAACAGAAAAAGATGAAAAAGAAATTGAGAAAACATTAATTGAAATAAATAAAATTTTAAAATCAGAAAAACCACCACCAGTAATTAATTCACCTATATGCAAAAAATGCTCATATTTTGAATTTTGTTATGCATAG
- the cas1b gene encoding type I-B CRISPR-associated endonuclease Cas1b — protein MARRFYINSNGRIRRKENTLYFEREIDGEIEKKALPINDIDSIYIFGEININTKALNFLAQNDIPLHIFNYYGYYSGSFLPRKKNVSGSLIVEQVKHHIDNQKRQYLAISFIEGAVYHILRNLRKNGINKDDYQDIEKELFPKIFKTKTPEELMAIEGNIRDKYYQLFNKIIENENFYIEKRDKRPPSNPINALISFGNTLMYNTVLTEIYRTQLEPTISYLHSPQEKRFSLSLDLAEIFKPFIVDPIIFSLINNQVISLNDFDTDLNYAYLNEEGRKKFLKAYEEKLAKTIKHRKLKRKVSYKQLIRLECYKLIKHFIEDEDYKPFKAWW, from the coding sequence ATGGCAAGAAGATTTTATATAAACTCAAATGGTAGAATAAGAAGAAAAGAAAACACATTATACTTTGAAAGAGAAATAGATGGAGAAATAGAGAAAAAAGCATTACCAATAAATGATATAGATTCAATCTATATTTTTGGAGAAATTAATATAAACACAAAAGCATTAAACTTTTTAGCTCAAAATGATATACCTCTTCATATATTTAATTATTATGGATATTATTCAGGTTCTTTTTTACCTCGTAAAAAAAATGTATCAGGAAGTCTTATAGTAGAACAAGTAAAACATCATATAGATAATCAAAAAAGGCAATATTTAGCAATTTCTTTTATAGAAGGGGCAGTCTATCATATTTTAAGAAATTTAAGAAAAAATGGAATTAATAAAGATGATTATCAAGATATAGAAAAAGAGCTATTTCCAAAAATATTTAAAACAAAAACACCAGAAGAACTAATGGCAATTGAAGGTAATATAAGAGATAAATATTATCAGCTTTTTAACAAAATAATAGAAAATGAAAATTTTTATATAGAAAAAAGAGATAAAAGACCACCATCAAATCCGATAAATGCATTAATTAGTTTTGGAAATACATTAATGTATAACACAGTATTAACAGAGATTTACAGAACCCAGTTAGAACCAACAATTAGCTATTTACATTCACCACAAGAAAAAAGATTTTCATTATCCTTAGATTTAGCAGAAATTTTCAAACCATTTATAGTTGATCCTATAATATTTTCTTTGATAAATAATCAAGTTATTTCTTTAAATGATTTTGATACTGATTTAAACTATGCATACCTAAATGAAGAAGGAAGAAAAAAATTTCTTAAAGCTTATGAAGAAAAGCTTGCAAAAACTATAAAACATAGAAAACTAAAAAGAAAAGTATCGTATAAACAGTTAATAAGACTTGAATGCTATAAGCTTATAAAACATTTTATTGAAGATGAAGATTACAAACCTTTTAAAGCTTGGTGGTAA
- the cas2 gene encoding CRISPR-associated endonuclease Cas2, giving the protein MYVIVTYDITDDKRLNKVRKVLKKYLYWCQLSTFEGEISEGKLEKCKSEIFDIINFEEDSIYFFEVKNPKNIVKKVIGIEKNYMDNIL; this is encoded by the coding sequence ATGTATGTAATTGTCACTTATGATATTACAGATGATAAAAGATTGAACAAAGTAAGAAAAGTTTTAAAGAAATATCTTTATTGGTGTCAGCTTTCTACTTTTGAAGGGGAAATATCAGAAGGAAAACTTGAAAAGTGCAAATCAGAAATTTTTGATATAATAAATTTTGAAGAGGATAGCATATATTTTTTTGAAGTTAAAAATCCGAAAAATATAGTAAAGAAAGTAATAGGAATAGAAAAAAATTATATGGATAATATTCTTTAA
- the surE gene encoding 5'/3'-nucleotidase SurE → MSKYKVLLVNDDGYLSPGINAIRDVLLENNFEVITIAPDRNMSGTSHSLTFTRPLKIEKYKENFYYVIDGTPADCVHLGYYVILKEEKPDILVSGINTGPNLGNDIFYSGTVGAAREGTSFGIPSIALSPASSKNVDFKKIANISLKIINKVLEKSLPKGTFLNINFPVSDIKGFRITKQGRGAYQEKIQKYISPSKETYYWIGGEESLCEICEKDSDYTAVQQGYVSITPIKLDLTDYNSIKTLESKGFIDF, encoded by the coding sequence ATGTCAAAATATAAAGTTCTTCTTGTTAATGATGATGGATATTTATCTCCTGGTATAAATGCAATTAGAGATGTTCTTCTTGAAAATAATTTTGAAGTTATCACCATTGCTCCAGATAGAAATATGTCTGGAACAAGCCATTCTCTAACTTTCACAAGACCTTTAAAAATAGAAAAATATAAAGAGAATTTTTATTATGTGATAGATGGGACACCTGCAGATTGTGTACACTTAGGCTATTACGTAATTTTAAAGGAAGAAAAACCTGATATTTTAGTTTCTGGAATAAATACAGGTCCAAACTTAGGAAATGATATTTTCTATTCTGGAACTGTAGGAGCTGCAAGAGAAGGAACATCTTTTGGAATACCTTCAATTGCTTTATCTCCAGCATCTTCAAAGAATGTAGATTTTAAAAAAATAGCAAATATATCTTTAAAAATAATTAACAAAGTTTTAGAAAAATCTCTTCCAAAAGGAACATTTCTTAATATAAATTTCCCAGTTTCAGATATAAAAGGTTTTAGAATAACAAAACAAGGAAGAGGTGCTTATCAAGAAAAAATTCAAAAGTATATATCTCCATCTAAGGAAACTTATTACTGGATTGGTGGTGAAGAATCTCTATGTGAAATATGTGAAAAAGATTCAGATTATACAGCAGTACAACAAGGATATGTATCTATAACTCCTATTAAGCTTGATTTAACAGATTACAATTCTATAAAAACTTTAGAAAGTAAAGGTTTTATTGATTTTTAA
- a CDS encoding TraR/DksA family transcriptional regulator: MDKEKLQYFRNLLLEKKKGILSRYLENEEIIRKMKEEELTIPEQLEDYANFNISEILLGEMEDVEIKIIREIDKALERINDGTYGYCEVCGKPIEEKRLEAIPWTTLCIEHAKEAEKYQLTPDSVYKDYLEESLIPYDEELDKEIKEEGFDK, translated from the coding sequence ATGGACAAAGAAAAACTACAGTATTTTAGAAATCTTTTACTTGAAAAAAAGAAAGGAATTTTAAGTAGGTACTTAGAGAATGAAGAAATAATAAGAAAAATGAAAGAAGAAGAGCTTACAATACCAGAACAACTTGAAGATTATGCCAATTTTAATATTTCAGAAATATTACTTGGAGAAATGGAAGATGTTGAAATTAAGATTATTCGTGAGATAGATAAAGCATTAGAAAGAATCAACGATGGTACTTACGGATATTGTGAAGTTTGTGGAAAACCTATAGAAGAAAAAAGATTAGAAGCTATTCCTTGGACTACACTCTGCATTGAGCATGCAAAAGAAGCAGAGAAATATCAATTAACTCCAGATTCTGTTTATAAAGATTATTTAGAAGAAAGCCTTATACCTTATGATGAAGAATTAGATAAAGAAATAAAAGAAGAAGGATTTGATAAATGA
- the rpoD gene encoding RNA polymerase sigma factor RpoD — protein MMYERDDVRKVIILAKEKGYVTYKELSDIIDEDLLLSDELEDLIEYLNELNIDVVDNPKPEEKSEFSEDENEESTGLGMELSDDVWAKTDDPVKLYLKEMGKIPLLTREQEIQLSMDIERGRKKVFRGLLRTSFLIERLLDDWAKIADGKMKVKDLINLDTSDYDDNEDVDEEIIIDEITRDFIDKGIQLAKMYKNLRKLEEKIIQNPDDENLKKEFLKNHAKTNRFIKSLNIKFTKIDKIADELRNLYKQLKTKQRDYEKRIRRLKKIDPTLKILEIQEYNDEFLKKIEENGLSFGRFEILKSETLKLKEEIEQLKEKIGTVPTEFDHVMQIINEGRKEVNDTKQFIVQSNLRLVVSIAKKYTNRGLQFLDLIQEGNIGLMKAVDKFDYKKGYKFSTYATWWIRQAITRAIADQARTIRIPVHMIETINKLTRVSRAMFQELGREPTPEEIAKKVGMPADKVRKILRTSQEPISLEKPVGDDDESHLVDFLEDKTVVSPEDYVLKKALRQQLEEVLSTLSEREEEVLRCRFGLEDDTEYTLEQVGKKFGVTRERIRQIESKALRKLRHPHRAKFLRPFCED, from the coding sequence ATGATGTATGAAAGAGATGATGTTAGAAAAGTAATTATCTTAGCCAAGGAAAAAGGATATGTTACTTACAAAGAATTAAGCGATATTATTGATGAAGATTTACTTCTTTCAGATGAGCTTGAAGATTTAATAGAATACCTTAATGAATTAAATATTGATGTAGTTGATAATCCAAAGCCAGAAGAAAAATCTGAATTTTCTGAAGATGAAAATGAAGAATCTACGGGTTTAGGAATGGAATTATCAGATGATGTATGGGCAAAAACAGATGACCCTGTAAAACTTTATTTAAAAGAAATGGGTAAAATCCCTCTTCTTACAAGAGAGCAAGAAATACAACTATCTATGGATATAGAAAGAGGAAGAAAAAAAGTATTTAGAGGCCTTTTAAGAACTTCCTTTTTAATTGAAAGACTGCTTGATGACTGGGCAAAAATAGCTGATGGAAAAATGAAAGTTAAAGATCTTATAAATCTTGATACATCAGATTATGATGATAATGAAGATGTAGATGAAGAAATTATTATTGATGAAATTACAAGAGATTTTATCGATAAAGGTATTCAACTTGCTAAAATGTATAAAAATTTAAGAAAACTTGAAGAAAAAATAATCCAAAATCCAGATGATGAAAATCTTAAAAAAGAATTTTTAAAAAATCATGCAAAAACTAATAGATTTATAAAATCATTAAATATTAAATTTACAAAAATTGATAAAATAGCTGACGAACTTAGAAACCTTTATAAACAGTTAAAAACTAAACAAAGAGATTATGAAAAGAGAATTAGAAGATTAAAGAAAATAGATCCAACTCTCAAAATTCTTGAAATTCAAGAATATAATGATGAATTTTTAAAGAAAATTGAAGAAAATGGTCTTTCTTTCGGAAGATTTGAAATATTAAAATCAGAAACTTTAAAACTAAAAGAAGAAATAGAGCAATTAAAAGAAAAAATAGGAACAGTACCTACAGAGTTTGATCATGTAATGCAGATCATAAATGAAGGTAGAAAAGAAGTTAATGATACAAAACAATTTATTGTTCAATCTAACTTAAGACTTGTTGTATCAATAGCTAAAAAATACACAAATAGAGGTCTTCAATTCTTAGATTTAATTCAAGAAGGAAATATTGGTTTAATGAAAGCTGTTGATAAATTTGATTATAAAAAAGGATATAAATTTTCAACTTATGCAACATGGTGGATTAGACAAGCAATTACAAGAGCAATAGCAGATCAAGCAAGAACAATAAGAATTCCTGTTCATATGATAGAAACAATTAATAAATTAACAAGAGTATCAAGGGCTATGTTCCAAGAACTTGGTAGAGAACCAACTCCTGAAGAGATAGCTAAAAAAGTAGGAATGCCAGCAGATAAAGTTAGAAAAATATTAAGAACATCTCAAGAACCTATATCACTTGAAAAACCTGTTGGAGATGATGATGAATCACATCTTGTTGATTTCTTAGAAGATAAAACAGTTGTATCTCCAGAAGATTATGTACTTAAAAAAGCATTAAGACAACAACTTGAAGAAGTTTTATCTACATTATCAGAAAGAGAGGAAGAAGTATTAAGATGCAGATTTGGACTTGAAGATGATACTGAATATACATTAGAACAAGTAGGTAAAAAGTTTGGTGTTACAAGAGAAAGAATTAGACAAATAGAATCAAAAGCATTAAGAAAATTAAGACATCCTCACAGAGCTAAATTCCTTAGACCTTTCTGTGAAGATTAA
- the dnaG gene encoding DNA primase: protein MAISPDSIEEVKSVANVYDVISEYLDLERVGSSYRALCPFHSEKTPSFYVSPQKNIWKCFGCGKSGNAISFLIEYEGISYSQAIKKLAEKYNINLKFVGKDRTKEYKNLYEILNKVLNFYKENLKKYPEARKYLTERNILPSTIDKFDIGYSPEDNSFLNWIEKEGINKEFLVKAGVISSIDNKKDRFSGRIIFPIKDIQGRVVGFGGRTINNKGAKYINSPDSTLYKKSKILYGLYESKDAIREEKEAILVEGYFDVISPYQIGIKNIVATLGTALTLNHAKQLKKFINKVILLFDSDEAGKKAAIRAAKIFLYEGIEVFYNPISQKDPDELAKEGYKAFKEQLEKSQNFLDFLIERIKLTQDLRKRKKLIDIFLDVISYSKDKVLIGEYINLLSKTTGIDKNFLEVKPKEISDYMEENSEEVLNLENLSFNEKIILKSLLLNKEETLNILGKYDKILGSDYFKYLLDYLANNEVEYESIKGLENIPIDTRSLHEAIEKLLIEKKKEEIKISSLISEIDPEEAFKKRLEEIKALKQLDPKFKNL, encoded by the coding sequence ATGGCTATATCCCCAGATAGTATTGAAGAAGTTAAATCAGTAGCAAATGTTTATGATGTTATATCTGAATATCTTGATTTAGAAAGAGTTGGTAGCTCATATAGAGCTTTATGTCCTTTCCATTCAGAAAAAACCCCTTCTTTTTATGTTTCTCCTCAAAAAAATATATGGAAATGTTTTGGTTGTGGAAAAAGTGGAAATGCTATTTCTTTTCTTATAGAGTATGAAGGAATATCTTATTCACAGGCAATAAAAAAATTAGCAGAAAAATATAATATTAACCTTAAATTTGTAGGAAAAGATAGAACAAAAGAATATAAAAATCTTTATGAAATTTTAAATAAAGTTCTAAACTTTTATAAAGAAAATCTAAAAAAATATCCAGAAGCTAGAAAATATCTTACAGAAAGAAATATATTACCTTCAACAATAGATAAATTTGATATTGGATACTCTCCTGAAGATAACTCGTTCTTAAATTGGATTGAAAAAGAAGGAATAAATAAAGAGTTTCTTGTGAAAGCAGGGGTTATATCATCTATAGATAATAAAAAAGATAGATTTTCAGGAAGAATAATATTTCCAATAAAAGATATACAAGGAAGAGTAGTTGGTTTTGGTGGTAGAACTATTAATAATAAAGGTGCTAAATATATAAATTCTCCAGATTCAACACTTTATAAAAAAAGCAAAATTTTATATGGCCTTTATGAATCAAAAGATGCAATTAGAGAAGAAAAAGAAGCTATTTTAGTAGAAGGATATTTTGATGTAATATCTCCATATCAGATAGGTATAAAAAATATAGTAGCAACCCTAGGAACAGCTTTAACTTTAAATCATGCAAAACAATTAAAAAAATTTATAAATAAAGTAATTTTACTATTTGATTCTGACGAAGCAGGTAAGAAAGCGGCAATAAGAGCGGCAAAAATATTTTTATATGAAGGCATAGAAGTTTTTTACAATCCTATATCTCAAAAAGACCCAGACGAACTTGCCAAAGAAGGATATAAAGCTTTTAAAGAGCAATTAGAAAAATCACAAAACTTTCTTGACTTTTTAATAGAAAGAATTAAATTAACACAGGATTTAAGAAAAAGGAAAAAACTTATAGATATATTTTTAGATGTTATTTCATATAGTAAGGATAAAGTATTGATTGGCGAATATATAAATCTACTTTCAAAAACTACAGGAATAGATAAAAACTTCTTAGAAGTTAAACCTAAGGAAATATCAGATTATATGGAAGAAAATTCAGAAGAAGTTTTAAATTTAGAAAATCTTAGTTTTAATGAAAAAATTATATTAAAGAGTTTGCTTTTAAATAAAGAAGAAACCTTGAATATTTTAGGTAAATATGATAAAATTTTAGGCTCTGATTATTTTAAATATTTATTAGATTATTTAGCAAATAATGAAGTTGAATATGAAAGTATAAAAGGTCTTGAAAATATACCTATAGACACCAGATCTCTCCATGAAGCTATTGAAAAACTTCTAATTGAAAAGAAAAAAGAGGAAATTAAGATAAGCTCCTTAATATCAGAAATAGATCCAGAAGAAGCTTTTAAAAAGAGATTGGAAGAAATAAAAGCTTTGAAACAATTAGATCCAAAATTTAAAAACCTTTAA